From Streptomyces sp. CMB-StM0423, a single genomic window includes:
- a CDS encoding AfsR/SARP family transcriptional regulator, protein MEFQILGPVELLVGERRVELGSDKERCLLAALALDVGRPLSIDTLAGRIWDGDPPVQARKNTHTYISRIRRHLRLADTDPPPQITRRAHTYALEVDPELVDWHRFKVLTAEASAAFDRGDDTRSALLLNRAAALWKGEPLAGLPGMWAARVRSALIEKGLAATVSRVTAELRLGRYADLVGELHELVDQHPADETVAGLLMLACYGSGRYPDALRAYQRIRGLLRGEFGSTPGAELDHLHQNILDRLPIAEILHGATAVRELPRTGHEQEPTGISGPAAPRNLPPQTPLVGRSEEMRALNAAIAVAAQDGSVVALEAISGMAGVGKTALALHAGHQLADHFPDGQLYLDLRAHSGPPDPLSPESALATLLRLLGIPAETIPVGLEERVALWRTMLTKLRALIVLDDASGPHQVRPLLPGVSPSLVIITSRRHLAGLPHARHVLLDVLPPDDAVELFREFAGPERTRDVEIVARIVRYCGYLPLAIELVANRLATRPSWTPTTLSKRLTQGTSRLREIRDGYQEIARAFELSYQTLTAAQQRAFRHLGLHPGPEFTADAGAALLGLPVDETEHVLDSLMSCHLLREPTPGRFTYHDLLREYADALAHSEDDRRTRDQALHRLISFSVANARQADELAHPRRLRLPAPGSDHSAEPWAAPPIDDATAWFAAERTSLLAVEAYARAHGAPDQAAQLADSLSGFLAEGCHWADAEMVHHNAVDHFRATGDQRALCQALLSLSGTHASTSKYPEAAEAGEEALRVARAEGDAMREAEALRGLGILQWHLGENHMALALNIAALRILEKSGTIWDRARCQNNIAIAQLALGEIDSARDHFQLALSGFKAAGDTWGIVRTLNNIGDLHKHSGEAELARETLETSLSLAESGGNAYVRATVRTNLADILAESGEIDQSLTMYAQAVQDFRSLGDRKSLANALNGLGDAHRRAGFSEEAAHHYRSSLDIARSIGSAHEEAHALRGLGMSELAARRLSDAGDHVKEAVGTARRTDDRAEEARALAVLADVRAAEGAADEARTALERAVELMRHLDPREADRMSQRLRELRRR, encoded by the coding sequence GTGGAGTTCCAGATTCTAGGCCCAGTAGAACTCCTGGTCGGCGAACGGCGTGTCGAGCTCGGATCTGACAAAGAACGCTGCCTGCTCGCAGCTTTGGCACTGGACGTGGGTCGGCCACTCTCCATCGACACCCTCGCCGGCCGCATATGGGACGGCGATCCTCCGGTACAGGCCCGGAAGAACACGCATACGTACATCTCGCGCATTCGCCGCCATCTTCGTCTGGCCGATACCGACCCTCCGCCGCAGATCACCCGCAGGGCGCACACCTATGCTCTTGAGGTCGACCCCGAACTCGTCGACTGGCATCGGTTCAAGGTCCTGACGGCGGAGGCCAGCGCCGCCTTCGACCGCGGAGACGACACGCGTTCAGCCTTGCTTCTCAACCGCGCGGCAGCGTTATGGAAAGGCGAACCTCTAGCGGGGCTCCCTGGAATGTGGGCCGCACGAGTGCGGAGTGCTCTGATCGAGAAGGGGCTGGCCGCCACCGTCTCCCGCGTCACAGCCGAGCTACGCCTCGGCCGCTACGCGGATCTGGTCGGTGAACTGCACGAGTTGGTCGATCAGCATCCCGCTGACGAAACGGTGGCCGGGCTGCTCATGCTCGCCTGCTACGGCAGCGGCAGATACCCGGATGCGCTCCGCGCCTACCAGCGGATACGCGGGCTACTGAGGGGTGAGTTCGGTTCGACTCCCGGGGCCGAGCTCGACCACCTCCACCAGAACATCCTCGACCGGCTGCCGATCGCCGAGATACTCCACGGCGCCACTGCCGTACGGGAGCTGCCGAGAACCGGTCACGAGCAGGAACCTACTGGGATATCGGGCCCGGCGGCACCAAGGAACCTCCCCCCGCAGACCCCGCTCGTCGGCCGTTCAGAGGAGATGCGGGCCCTGAACGCGGCGATCGCCGTTGCCGCACAGGACGGATCAGTCGTAGCTCTCGAAGCGATCTCCGGAATGGCGGGAGTGGGCAAGACAGCCCTTGCGCTGCACGCGGGCCACCAATTGGCAGACCATTTCCCTGACGGGCAGCTCTACCTCGATCTGCGGGCACACTCCGGACCGCCGGACCCGCTGAGCCCGGAATCGGCACTCGCCACACTTCTGCGGCTCCTCGGCATACCTGCCGAGACCATACCGGTCGGCCTCGAAGAGCGAGTCGCCCTGTGGCGGACGATGCTCACGAAACTCAGGGCCCTCATCGTGCTGGACGACGCCTCGGGCCCCCACCAAGTCCGGCCGCTACTGCCAGGGGTATCCCCGTCCCTGGTCATCATCACCAGCCGCCGCCATCTGGCCGGCCTGCCGCACGCCCGGCATGTACTACTCGACGTCCTGCCACCGGACGACGCGGTCGAGCTCTTCCGTGAGTTCGCGGGCCCGGAGCGTACTCGAGACGTCGAAATTGTCGCCCGAATTGTTCGATATTGCGGCTATCTGCCACTCGCCATCGAGCTCGTCGCCAACCGCCTCGCAACCCGCCCTTCCTGGACACCGACCACGCTGAGCAAGCGGCTCACCCAGGGCACCAGCCGGCTCCGCGAGATACGAGACGGATACCAAGAGATCGCACGAGCGTTCGAACTTTCGTATCAGACGCTCACGGCGGCGCAGCAACGCGCCTTCCGGCACCTGGGCCTGCACCCGGGACCGGAATTCACGGCGGACGCGGGCGCAGCACTTCTGGGACTGCCGGTAGACGAAACAGAGCACGTGCTCGATTCCCTGATGAGCTGCCATCTGCTCCGAGAGCCGACTCCCGGGCGCTTCACGTACCACGACCTTCTCCGCGAGTACGCTGACGCTCTGGCTCACTCCGAGGACGATCGCCGGACACGCGACCAGGCACTGCACCGACTGATCTCCTTCTCTGTGGCCAACGCCCGCCAAGCGGACGAACTCGCCCACCCCCGGCGGCTACGATTGCCCGCACCCGGCAGTGATCATTCAGCGGAACCCTGGGCCGCCCCGCCCATCGACGACGCCACGGCATGGTTCGCTGCCGAGCGAACCAGCTTGCTGGCCGTGGAGGCTTACGCACGCGCGCACGGAGCCCCTGACCAGGCCGCCCAACTCGCCGACTCTCTCTCCGGTTTCCTGGCTGAAGGCTGCCACTGGGCCGACGCCGAGATGGTGCACCACAACGCGGTCGATCACTTCAGAGCTACCGGAGACCAACGCGCTCTGTGCCAGGCCCTGCTGTCCCTCAGCGGGACCCACGCGAGCACGAGCAAGTACCCGGAGGCAGCGGAAGCCGGCGAAGAGGCCCTGCGGGTCGCCCGCGCCGAGGGTGACGCGATGAGGGAGGCGGAGGCCCTGCGTGGTCTGGGGATTCTCCAGTGGCACCTCGGCGAGAACCATATGGCGCTCGCGCTCAACATCGCCGCATTACGAATATTAGAGAAGTCAGGAACCATATGGGACAGGGCGCGATGCCAGAACAACATCGCCATCGCGCAACTCGCACTTGGGGAGATCGACAGCGCTCGCGATCACTTCCAGCTTGCCCTGTCCGGGTTCAAGGCCGCAGGCGATACCTGGGGAATCGTGCGAACCCTCAACAATATTGGTGATTTGCATAAGCATAGCGGCGAGGCAGAATTGGCCAGGGAAACCCTGGAGACATCGCTTTCCCTGGCAGAATCCGGCGGGAATGCCTATGTACGCGCGACGGTCCGCACCAACCTAGCTGACATTCTCGCCGAATCAGGTGAGATTGATCAATCTCTGACCATGTACGCGCAAGCGGTGCAAGATTTTCGATCGCTCGGTGACCGAAAATCGCTGGCAAATGCTCTCAACGGCCTCGGGGACGCACATCGAAGGGCCGGATTCAGCGAGGAAGCGGCGCACCATTATCGGAGCTCGCTAGATATCGCCCGCTCCATCGGGAGCGCCCACGAGGAGGCACACGCCCTGCGGGGCCTAGGGATGTCGGAACTCGCCGCGCGCCGCCTGAGCGATGCCGGCGACCACGTCAAGGAGGCCGTCGGCACCGCCCGGCGCACCGATGACCGTGCGGAAGAGGCCCGGGCTCTCGCCGTGCTTGCCGATGTCCGCGCCGCGGAGGGAGCGGCCGACGAGGCCCGCACGGCCCTCGAACGGGCCGTCGAACTCATGCGGCACCTCGATCCGCGGGAAGCGGACAGGATGAGTCAGAGATTGAGGGAACTCAGGCGGCGCTGA
- a CDS encoding NACHT domain-containing protein, with product MELARHLRLLRAERRLTMGGLERRAGLGHTTVSRALNGSAVPSETTVVELARALGADAEELLELRGRALPHGPQTTSVKPSGGEAAGFEERYRQYVAERHGMLSVIGLDLSRPDRARWPLDAAYLSLELATPLHAAVTEGGATASGPGHRNEVRVERAEQALSGLRRVLVRGLAGCGKTALLQWLAVSTAGGTLPGRLDQLSGGVPFWLPLRTLVRRGELPAPEEYLAAVRCPLAASQPPGWADALLTAGRAVLLIDGLDEVPQAQRQGARQWLYDLLAAYSRATYVVTTRPSAVPEGWLVDSDFTDLTIRPMSSRDVAVFVDRWHRAVAATASSEAERADIDGLGESLKDTVRAQRDLARLVTTPLLCALVCALHRDRRGHLPYGRMELYQAALSMLLHRRDDERDITAPEAVVLSEQQSIQLLQRLAYWLIRNGQTELDRDLATGLIADALPAMPAVAEQVNAEKVLAHLLARCGLLRTPAADTVDFVHRTFQDYLGAKASIEARDIPLLVRHAHDDQWEDVLRMATAHARPDERARLLKRLVKRGDQTLRHRTRLHLLATACLENATELAPEVREEVQSRTRALLPPRDWEEAEILAAAGPVVLDLLDGPDGLEDDEAGAVVHTATRIGGDAALAVLKRFRTCTRGEVARALESAWDRFDAAEYARDILAYSPGLTYLNVISADQFSALPALGKFETMNIQGDFPVGTIDAVLDPGKLQRLSIGRNPALRDLAFLQPYTALIKVALNDCDNLTDITALTDTQVTELDLSQCQPELFSGLARLQRLTKLVLRDEVPYQDLGALPVEADLTSLMLGPTAHHHLRLDGIGRWPQLDTLNLCCPIKGFALAAELPQLESLWLQLDAGLSMLELLPPAPQVRRLHVYSQRAAVDLSLVPTKLPGLAALTIYCAAEHREIDLTPLRGMGDLTAISIERATIVRGIEPFPKEPSVAPPALGAPLRISERECPEEEVRRLDHSAT from the coding sequence GTGGAACTGGCGAGGCACTTACGGCTCTTGCGGGCCGAGCGGCGGCTGACGATGGGCGGGCTTGAGCGGCGGGCCGGGCTCGGGCACACGACGGTCAGCCGGGCGCTTAACGGTTCGGCGGTGCCGAGCGAGACCACGGTGGTGGAGCTGGCGCGGGCGCTCGGGGCGGACGCAGAAGAGTTGCTGGAGCTACGCGGCAGAGCGCTACCGCACGGCCCGCAGACAACTTCCGTGAAACCCTCGGGCGGCGAAGCGGCAGGATTCGAGGAGCGCTATCGCCAGTACGTCGCCGAACGCCATGGCATGCTCTCGGTGATCGGTCTGGACCTGTCGCGCCCCGACCGGGCCCGGTGGCCTCTGGACGCCGCGTACCTCAGCCTCGAACTGGCCACCCCCTTGCACGCCGCGGTCACCGAAGGCGGCGCCACGGCATCTGGCCCCGGCCACCGCAACGAGGTCAGGGTGGAGCGTGCCGAGCAGGCGCTGTCCGGGCTGCGCCGGGTGCTGGTCCGTGGGCTGGCCGGGTGCGGCAAGACGGCGCTGCTGCAGTGGCTGGCCGTGTCGACCGCTGGCGGCACATTGCCGGGCAGGCTGGACCAGTTGAGTGGAGGTGTGCCGTTCTGGCTACCTCTGCGCACTCTGGTACGCCGGGGTGAGCTGCCCGCCCCAGAGGAGTACTTAGCCGCTGTCCGTTGCCCGCTCGCGGCCTCGCAGCCGCCCGGCTGGGCGGACGCACTGCTCACAGCGGGGCGAGCGGTGCTGCTGATCGACGGGCTGGACGAGGTTCCTCAGGCCCAGCGTCAGGGGGCTCGCCAATGGCTGTACGACCTGCTCGCCGCCTACTCCCGGGCGACCTATGTGGTCACTACACGGCCGTCCGCGGTACCCGAAGGCTGGCTGGTCGACAGCGACTTCACTGACCTGACGATCCGGCCGATGAGCAGCCGGGACGTGGCGGTCTTCGTCGACCGCTGGCACCGCGCGGTAGCCGCCACGGCAAGCAGCGAAGCGGAACGCGCCGACATCGACGGCCTGGGCGAGAGCCTGAAGGACACGGTTCGCGCTCAGCGAGACTTGGCACGCCTGGTCACCACTCCGCTGTTGTGCGCCTTGGTGTGCGCCCTGCATCGCGACCGCCGCGGCCACCTGCCGTACGGACGGATGGAGCTGTACCAGGCGGCCTTGTCGATGCTGCTGCACCGACGCGACGACGAACGCGACATCACGGCGCCGGAGGCCGTGGTCCTGAGTGAGCAGCAGAGCATCCAGTTGCTCCAGCGCCTGGCGTACTGGCTGATCCGCAACGGCCAGACCGAACTCGACCGCGACCTGGCGACGGGTCTCATCGCGGACGCGCTCCCCGCGATGCCCGCCGTTGCCGAACAGGTAAACGCTGAGAAGGTCCTCGCCCACTTGCTGGCCCGCTGCGGCCTGCTGCGCACCCCGGCCGCCGATACCGTCGACTTCGTGCACCGCACGTTCCAGGACTACCTGGGCGCCAAGGCGTCCATCGAGGCACGTGATATCCCGCTCCTGGTCCGCCACGCCCACGACGATCAGTGGGAGGACGTGCTGCGCATGGCCACCGCCCACGCTCGCCCGGATGAACGCGCACGCCTACTGAAACGCCTTGTCAAGCGCGGGGATCAGACACTCAGACACCGCACGAGGCTGCACCTGCTGGCGACGGCATGCCTAGAGAACGCGACGGAACTCGCCCCAGAGGTACGCGAGGAAGTCCAGTCCCGCACACGAGCTCTGCTGCCGCCGCGGGATTGGGAAGAAGCAGAGATCCTTGCCGCCGCCGGCCCTGTCGTACTGGACCTCCTGGATGGGCCCGACGGCCTCGAAGACGACGAGGCTGGGGCCGTCGTGCATACGGCGACCAGGATCGGCGGCGACGCTGCCCTGGCCGTCCTAAAGCGGTTCCGAACTTGCACGCGTGGAGAAGTCGCCAGGGCACTGGAGAGCGCTTGGGACCGTTTCGACGCGGCGGAATACGCTCGCGATATCCTCGCGTACTCTCCTGGTCTCACCTACCTCAACGTGATATCGGCCGACCAGTTTTCTGCTTTACCCGCCCTGGGTAAATTCGAAACTATGAATATTCAGGGAGACTTCCCCGTCGGCACTATTGACGCCGTTCTCGACCCGGGTAAATTGCAGCGACTGAGCATAGGCCGCAACCCGGCCCTGCGCGACCTGGCATTCCTCCAGCCCTATACGGCGCTGATCAAAGTTGCTCTCAACGATTGCGACAACCTCACAGACATTACGGCCCTGACGGACACGCAGGTCACCGAACTTGATCTTTCGCAGTGCCAGCCCGAACTCTTCTCGGGCCTTGCCCGATTGCAGAGACTCACCAAACTCGTACTGCGAGATGAGGTGCCCTACCAGGATCTCGGTGCTCTGCCCGTCGAGGCCGACCTCACCTCCCTCATGCTCGGCCCGACAGCACACCATCACCTTCGACTCGACGGCATTGGGCGCTGGCCTCAACTCGACACCCTCAATTTGTGCTGCCCCATCAAGGGCTTCGCGCTCGCAGCCGAACTACCCCAGCTTGAGAGCCTATGGTTACAGCTTGACGCCGGACTCTCGATGCTCGAACTCCTGCCACCCGCTCCGCAGGTCCGTCGTCTGCATGTCTACTCGCAGCGAGCGGCCGTCGACCTCTCCCTCGTGCCTACCAAGCTGCCCGGACTCGCAGCCCTCACCATCTACTGCGCCGCAGAGCATCGGGAGATCGACCTCACACCCCTGCGAGGCATGGGTGACCTCACCGCAATCTCGATCGAGAGGGCCACCATCGTCAGGGGCATCGAACCTTTCCCGAAGGAACCATCAGTCGCACCCCCCGCCCTCGGAGCGCCACTTCGCATCTCCGAGCGCGAATGCCCGGAGGAAGAGGTACGCCGACTGGACCATTCAGCTACGTAA